The genomic stretch GTCCTATTGGGTGATTGATGAGCACCTAGCAAGAACGACCCAACTATTGTAGTGATCTTAGCGGGGTGAATGAAGAGTGATCAGGGTATGTGGGATCTTGGGTTTATTTCTCTTGAAAAATTGTACATAAAGAGACACGTCGAAAGGAAGGGCataacaaaaaagaaaggacgTAAAAGAGATACggcaaaaaaagaaacggcATGAGCCCCACCCGATTTGAACGGATAACCTTTCGATCTGGAGTCGAACGCGCTACCGTTGCGCCAGAGGCCCAGTTGACAATTATTGTCGGTTAAATTAAATATACGAGGTTATCTAGGACAATTGTCAACACGGCGTATATTCTGCCGGCAGAAGAAGTCCCAAAAATAAGCTTGCCGTACAAGAGGGGGCAATCCGTAGCCGGCCCCGAGAAATCACATATTGAAGAACATAtcgggaaaaggaaagagaagagaaagaattcCATGGTGTCCTGTTACAGTACCCAGAAAATGATGGATATTTCCTTACCTTCCGGTTTACCTATCCTTGCCTAGTTGACAGGCTACGAGATCCTCCattaaataaaaaagtgACGGACACATTGAGGGTGTGTTAGCGCTGGGATTCATAAGTGATGAAGATCACTAACAGGAATACATTGTACTCTTTTATGATACTGGGgtataatataaaaagaattaaaatattCGTTGAAATTTGTacattttattttttataataaatatttCAGAATATTgaaggtttttttttttctgtgagaataaaaaaaaggaaagaaaagtaatgAGCCCCACCCGATTTGAACGGATAACCTTTCGATCTGGAGTCGAACGCGCTACCGTTGCGCCAGAGGCCCTTACTGGTGGCAAAAGGTTGGATATTCTGATAGGAGTAGGGTGAGGTTCAGAAGAGGTGTAATGTCAGATCCCCCCTATTGTCACCCCAAATCCTGACCCACCAGCAGCATCCTCAAAGTCACCGAGTAGATATCAAATACCTCATGAGATGTGTCTTGAATTAACCACGGGAAAATATCCCTAACAAAAATCTTAAACAACGCTAAATAAGGTGTTTCaattaataataattggTGGTCTCGCATCGAATCCAAGCGGGCTAACGGCCAGCCTATGCAGGAgaggaaaaacaaatatacATAACGCAAAACCTTAAAATCTTAAAAAGTCTAAATAAATCTAAGAAATATTTAATTCAATAATAATGAATATAAGTATGCCACAATTagttccattcttttttgtaAATCAAGTACTACGCGGTTTTTGTACGGAGTGTACTAGTTGGttattatatatacaatgctTGTATTAACTCTAGAGGTGGGTCACGAGCATCTCCTGGTTTACTAGTGCCGGGTAGAACCaagagcaaaaaaagaaagtgtGAGCCCCACCCGATTTGAACGGATAACCTTTCGATCTGGAGTCGAACGCGCTACCGTTGCGCCAGAGGCCCAGGGGATGAAAATTCCGTTGTCTACCAGGTCCTAAGATAGTAAACTCTTTTACAACGAGAAGATCCATGTGTTGCCAATCATTTCATGGTCAACCCTTCTATaattttattcttattacTTTTATAATTCTATTAGGTGACTTTTTTTCAGTTGTTGAATTAAATTTCCTACTCGACGCCAATGCTTTGATCCAAAGAGAATCAAACGTAAGGAGATATAGCGATGCGTAGCATTAACGTTTCTCAATCGGGATAAACTACAACTGACCTTTAGAGCCGTAACTCAGGCTAGTAGCTGCGTTACGTAGGTAGAGGATAAAAATATATGATTTGGTATCGTAATTGGACTGAGGAGGTAATTGCTCTGTTGAGTCTAGTACATTACGGTGTCCAACTTGGTCCGTGGGTCCTGGCgaattatatattttgatCAAAGGAAGTGGTACATCTATTCTCCCATATTTCTGCTATCACGCATCATGCTTAGTACATTTTGGGTATCCCATAATTAATTTTCCTTCACAAGCACCCCTCTATATCTCATCTTTCCCTCTCTAAGAGTCTGCATGGCTTCCTCAATACCTTCCACAGTCAATGGGAATGTCATGACCGTGGGCACGATCTTATGCCTAGCTACAAACTCCAGAAGAGTACGAATACCCTTCCGAGAAGCAACCAGAGATCCCTGGATACGGACACCTTTGAAGAGGACATCTAGCATGGGAACAGGAGAGGGCTCAAATGCGACCGTCAAGGGGTAAATGCTACCGTTGGTGTCCATGAGGGGCATGAGACTGCTCTGTGTTAGCAACGACCTGGAGACATATATAGACGGGCTCGGAAACTAGCTAGATCTGTCTAAGCTAAGCTCTGAAAAGGTAACTTACGAAGGATAGCTCACGGAACCACTTCCACACAGCAACAAATGCTTCACAGGCTTGAAGTCCTTGATAGGCTCGCCGGAACGGAAGACATGGTACTCGGAGGCACCATACTCTATCGCTTCTGCTCTCTTGGACTCAGAGCTGGAAAGAACGACAACCTCGCAGCCCAATGCGACAGCAAGCTTGATAGCAATGTGACCGAGGCCACCAATGCCCATAATAGCGACGCGATCGGTCGAGCGAATACCAAACTCAGTCAGGACAGTCCAGACAGTCGCACCAGCACACATGAGAGGGGCGGCATCGACTGAGCTGACTGACTCTGGGATGGGGTAGACGCAGTTGACGTCCCAGACGGCGCCGTAGCTGAAGGTACCGTTGTCAAAGTCGTGGAAGCCATATTGCTTCTGGTTGCGGCAGAATTGGTCCCAGCCTGGGCCATATTAGACGGTTGAGCTGGTCGGTGTTCAAGAATCACTTACCAGTCTCACAGTTATCACAAGATGTGCAAATGCTATGTGTGTATCCAAATCCCACACGGTCTCCAACCTTCACCGAGGTAACACCGGGTCCGAGAGCCTTGATGATACCGATGCCCTCGTGTCCAAGCACCTGGCCCGACTTCAGGTAGTGTTCATCCGTCCCACAAAGACCGGAATGTGTCGTCTCAATGAACACTTCGTTGTATTCCAGAGTGCGCGTTGTCTTGTCGGCAACAATCTTGCCCTCAGGGGAGCCACGGAAGACATCGAATGTGACGCTCATATTGGTTAAGATTATTATATGGTGTTCCGTGAGAA from Aspergillus oryzae RIB40 DNA, chromosome 1 encodes the following:
- a CDS encoding NAD(P)-dependent alcohol dehydrogenase (Zn-dependent alcohol dehydrogenases); this translates as MSVTFDVFRGSPEGKIVADKTTRTLEYNEVFIETTHSGLCGTDEHYLKSGQVLGHEGIGIIKALGPGVTSVKVGDRVGFGYTHSICTSCDNCETGWDQFCRNQKQYGFHDFDNGTFSYGAVWDVNCVYPIPESVSSVDAAPLMCAGATVWTVLTEFGIRSTDRVAIMGIGGLGHIAIKLAVALGCEVVVLSSSESKRAEAIEYGASEYHVFRSGEPIKDFKPVKHLLLCGSGSVSYPSSLLTQSSLMPLMDTNGSIYPLTVAFEPSPVPMLDVLFKGVRIQGSLVASRKGIRTLLEFVARHKIVPTVMTFPLTVEGIEEAMQTLREGKMRYRGVLVKEN